In Equus caballus isolate H_3958 breed thoroughbred chromosome 7, TB-T2T, whole genome shotgun sequence, one DNA window encodes the following:
- the TINCR gene encoding TINCR ubiquitin domain containing, with protein sequence MEGLRRGLWRWKRFHIKVHLADEALLLPLTVRPRDTLSDLRAQLVGRGVCSWRRAFYYNARRLDDHQTVHDARLQDGAVLLLVREPR encoded by the exons atGGAGGGGCTGCGGCGGGGCCTGTGGCGCTGGAAGCGCTTCCACATCAAGGTGCACCTGGCGGACGAGGCGCTGCTGCTGCCGCTCACCGTGCGCCCGCGCGACACGCTCAGCGACCTGCGCGCCCAGCTCGTGGGCCGGGGCGTGTGCTCCTGGCGCCGCGCCTTCTACTACAACGCGCGCCGCCTGGACGACCACCAGACGGTGCACGACGCGCGCCTGCAGGACGGCGCGGTGCTGCTGCTCGTGCGCGAGCCCAG gTAG